One window from the genome of Kluyveromyces marxianus DMKU3-1042 DNA, complete genome, chromosome 3 encodes:
- the RPT2 gene encoding proteasome regulatory particle base subunit RPT2, whose amino-acid sequence MGQGASSHGQKKKDKKQKPKYEPPVESKFGRKRRKGPSTVEKLPSVYPSTRCKLKLLRMERIKDHLLLEEEFVTNSEILKPFEKKQEEEKKQLDDIRGTPLSIGTLEEIVDDDHAIVTSPTTPDYYVSILSFVDKELLEPGCSVLLHHKTMSVVGVLQDDADPMVSVMKMDKSPTESYSDIGGLEAQIQEIKEAVELPLTHPELYEEMGIKPPKGVILYGAPGTGKTLLAKAVANQTSATFLRIVGSELIQKYLGDGPRLCRQIFKVAADNAPSIVFIDEIDAIGTKRYDSNSGGEREIQRTMLELLNQLDGFDDRGDVKVIMATNKIETLDPALIRPGRIDRKILFENPDISTKRKILGIHTSKMNLASDVNLDSLVTSKDDLSGADIKAMCTEAGLLALRERRMQVTAQDFKEAKERVLKNKVEENLEGLYL is encoded by the coding sequence ATGGGTCAAGGAGCATCTTCGCACggtcaaaagaagaaggacaagaaacaaaagccTAAATATGAGCCTCCAGTAGAGTCAAAGTTTGgtaggaaaagaagaaagggtCCATCTACTGTAGAGAAACTTCCTAGCGTTTATCCAAGCACAAGATGTAAGCTAAAGCTTCTAAGGATGGAGCGTATCAAGGATCATTTGTTgttagaagaagagtttgtGACGAACTCAGAGATCTTGAAGCCGtttgagaagaagcaagaggaagaaaagaagcagCTAGACGATATTAGAGGAACTCCGCTATCGATTGGtactttggaagaaattgTGGACGATGACCATGCGATTGTGACGAGTCCAACAACCCCTGATTACTACGTCTCTATTTTGTCGTTTGTTGACAAGGAATTGTTGGAACCAGGGTGTTCCGTGCTTCTACATCACAAGACCATGTctgttgttggtgttttGCAAGATGACGCAGACCCAATGGTTTCtgtgatgaagatggaCAAATCGCCAACGGAATCCTACAGCGATATCGGTGGTTTGGAAGCACAAATTCAAGAGATTAAGGAAGCGGTAGAACTCCCTCTTACACATCCGGAACTATACGAAGAAATGGGTATCAAGCCTCCTAAGGGTGTCATTCTCTATGGTGCCCCAGGTACAGGTAAGACTCTATTAGCAAAGGCCGTGGCCAACCAAACTTCAGCTACTTTCCTAAGAATCGTCGGTTCGGAATTGATTCAGAAATATCTAGGTGATGGTCCAAGGCTTTGTAGGCAGATTTTCAAAGTCGCAGCAGATAATGCCCCAAGTATAGTGTTCATCGATGAAATCGATGCCATTGGTACAAAAAGATACGATTCAAATAGCGGTGGTGAAAGAGAAATTCAGAGAACAATGTTAGAATTGTTGAATCAATTGGATGGGTTCGATGATAGAGGTGATGTGAAGGTTATTATGGCCACAAATAAGATCGAAACTTTGGACCCCGCTCTAATTAGACCAGGAAGAATAGACCGTAAGATTTTGTTCGAAAACCCAGATATCTCAACCAAGAGAAAAATTCTAGGTATCCATACCTCCAAAATGAACTTAGCTTCGGATGTCAATCTTGACTCGTTGGTCACCTCAAAGGACGATCTTTCTGGTGCTGACATAAAGGCTATGTGTACAGAAGCCGGGCTTTTGGCTCTAAGAGAACGTAGAATGCAAGTCACGGCCCAAGATTTCAAggaagcaaaagaaaggGTCCTCAAAAACAAGGTGGAAGAAAACTTGGAAGGTCTATACTTGTAA
- the PTC1 gene encoding type 2C protein phosphatase PTC1, translating into MSNSNENANANANSNANSSSEDYELTYKVGVAENNNSKFRKTMEDVHTYVENFASRLDWGYFAIFDGHAGSQASKWCGANLHRYLEQKILEDETRDLRDALNASFVHADNEINNSLEGNSGCTAAVCVLRWEIPETTVPSEDETMNLQQHKRMLYTANVGDTRIVLFRNGNSIRLTYDHKASDILELQRVEKAGGLIMKSRVNGMLAVTRSLGDKFFDSLVVANPFTTSVEITTSDQFLIIACDGLWDVIDDHEACEMIKDMTDPNEAAKMLVRYALENGTTDNITVMVILLDSSQEPLEE; encoded by the coding sequence ATGTCGAATTCCAAtgaaaatgcaaatgcaaatgcaaattCTAATGcaaattcatcttcagagGATTATGAGCTAACCTACAAGGTTGGAGTGGCTGAGAACAATAACTCCAAGTTTCGGAAAACGATGGAAGATGTTCACACTTATGTAGAAAACTTTGCATCTAGGCTAGATTGGGGATACTTTGCTATATTTGATGGTCATGCTGGTAGTCAAGCTTCGAAATGGTGTGGAGCAAACCTTCATAGGTATCTCGAACAAAAAATACTAGAGGATGAAACTCGAGATTTGAGAGATGCTTTGAATGCATCATTTGTTCACGCTGATAACGAGATAAACAATTCTTTAGAAGGAAATAGTGGTTGTACTGCAGCAGTATGCGTGTTAAGATGGGAGATACCGGAGACAACGGTTCCCAGTGAGGACGAAACAATGAACTTACAACAGCATAAGAGAATGTTGTATACTGCAAATGTGGGAGATACGCGGATAGTCCTATTCAGAAATGGGAATAGTATACGATTGACGTATGATCACAAAGCCTCGGATATACTAGAACTGCAACGAGTAGAAAAAGCTGGTGGTTTAATTATGAAGAGTAGGGTCAATGGTATGTTGGCAGTTACTAGGTCTCTTGGTGATAAGTTTTTTGATTCGTTGGTAGTAGCAAACCCATTTACAACCAGTGTAGAAATTACTACAAGTGATCAATTTTTAATAATTGCCTGTGATGGGCTCTGGGATGTAATAGATGATCACGAGGCATGTGAAATGATCAAAGATATGACAGATCCTAATGAAGCTGCTAAAATGTTGGTTAGATATGCTCTTGAAAACGGTACCACAGATAACATCACAGTAATGGTAATACTATTAGATAGCTCGCAGGAACCCTTAGAGGAATGA
- the MED2 gene encoding Med2p: MAAKGVVAEKQDNKLTQCFDDILRLAADLLSQQQLKTIKLDPQVTTGFSQAQQKVLKDRLTHFYSLIDTLDVSLQTTAEYVDAVKANAIQIKKQREEEELRKQEQQKLEQQKLEQQKLEQQKLEQQKLEQQKLEQQKLEQQKLEQQKLEQQKLEQQKYSAKNTPMDMLTTFDSDLPSAGVAQPQGFNSDFGDLNGMDLSMFDSMDNQGSFGGLQSSSGMNEKKNDPQMNFNDTNAPPSAVAVPESENPNSYLTLNDFNDLGIDWNAANDNNELNLEDFNL, translated from the coding sequence ATGGCAGCCAAGGGAGTTGTTGCGGAGAAACAGGATAACAAGTTGACCCAATGCTTTGATGATATACTACGACTTGCTGCGGATTTGCTATCGCAGCAACAACTCAAAACAATTAAATTAGACCCACAGGTCACAACCGGGTTTTCACAAGCGCAGCAAAAAGTGCTTAAGGATAGACTTACACACTTTTACTCTTTGATTGACACATTAGATGTTTCTTTGCAAACAACGGCGGAATACGTTGATGCAGTGAAGGCAAACGCTATACAGATCAAAAAGcagagagaagaagaggaattgAGAAagcaagaacaacaaaagtTAGAGCAACAGAAACTTGAGCAACAGAAACTTGAACAACAGaaacttgaacaacaaaaactcgAGCAACAGAAACTTGAACAGCAGAAACTAGAACAGCAGAAATTAGAACAGCAAAAGCTTGAACAACAGAAGCTTGAACAGCAAAAGTATTCTGCCAAAAACACACCTATGGATATGTTAACTACATTCGATTCGGATTTACCATCTGCAGGAGTTGCTCAACCCCAAGGGTTCAACTCAGATTTTGGAGATCTAAACGGCATGGATCTCTCCATGTTCGATTCAATGGATAACCAGGGTAGCTTTGGCGGGTTACAAAGCTCATCTGGTATGaatgagaagaagaatgatcCCCAAATGAACTTTAACGATACAAACGCTCCACCTTCTGCTGTGGCTGTACCGGAGAGTGAAAACCCTAACAGTTATTTAACATTAAATGATTTCAACGATTTGGGAATTGATTGGAATGCTGCTAACGATAATAACGAATTGAATTTAGAAGACTTCAACCTATAG
- the ATP16 gene encoding F1F0 ATP synthase subunit delta produces MFRLSARTFAKSVNTIAKRGYAEAADGALKLQFALPHQTLYSGSPVTQVNLPAKSGQIGILANHVPTVEQLVPGVVEVLEGSGSKKFFVSGGFATVQPDSTLSITSVEAFPLESFSAENVKSLLAEAQKNTSSSDEAVAAEAAIQIEVLEALQAALK; encoded by the coding sequence ATGTTCCGTTTGTCTGCTAGAACTTTTGCCAAGTCTGTTAACACCATTGCTAAGCGTGGTTACGCTGAAGCTGCCGATGGTGCTTTGAAGTTGCAATTCGCTTTGCCTCACCAAACCTTGTACTCTGGCTCTCCAGTCACCCAAGTGAACTTGCCAGCTAAGTCTGGTCAAATTGGTATTTTGGCCAACCACGTTCCAACTGTTGAACAATTGGTTCCTGGTGTTGTCGAAGTTTTGGAAGGATCAGGTTCTAAGAAGTTCTTTGTTTCCGGTGGTTTTGCTACTGTTCAACCAGACTCCACTTTGTCTATCACTTCCGTCGAAGCCTTCCCATTGGAATCCTTCTCTGCCGAAAACGTCAAGTCTCTATTGGCTGAAGCTCAAAAGAACACTTCCTCTTCCGACGAAGCTGTCGCTGCTGAAGCTGCTATCCAAATCGAAGTCTTGGAAGCTTTGCAAGCTGCCTTGAAATAA
- the MCD1 gene encoding kleisin alpha: MSTSTNNHTHVTLSTKNGPLAQIWLAANLNSINRNIAKTNIVESVEEIAKAAGVSLDDESVEPITLRASGELLHGVVKVYSQKASYLLTDISDLLSKVKSIFKGTLNKTVTIQLDTVAKLDQLLLQDVVTELDVLETPSLDFLNDVQIPEAFLSAERSMERQVQGAAPVSSLTAQQQAWDMSIEVGRRFLGDDDDINEISRHQDSSHLKLDFDLGESNQTSNAKSWGEGTRTTANDMEGEGDLTLKNMGNDDDDEDELLPLNDEWDLGLNDTVNDISGNVSQHESDRSIEQGRRADDNYSLHDDSHLDFDLGLPKEPEDQEERDAEQEPLSPVKPVKKRQPRNAAFMNIKKIVVDEDLELKDSEVKEGPSETILSLRNEDVSSGAKRRRNIEELYTDLDFLPDRIVSNLFNYNGFKKLRTLSQSRPDEESDVDIDISLGMDESLIQNSDPFDHQDIDFGNESAGPLFENVPRPKTAGRETSMDIQDNSLIQSDDFDTNESVEEDKTPKVELNTGEVVSKSTVEMASLLREEMTSGETTFERVMESKYKDNGALVTKGMASKAFFELLSLATADCISLRQEDTFGEIKVLGKSNLYEKFVAA, from the coding sequence ATGTCTACTTCCACTAATAACCATACACATGTTACGTTAAGCACAAAAAATGGGCCATTGGCCCAGATTTGGCTTGCTGCAAATCTGAACAGTATCAACAGAAACATTGCAAAGACAAATATTGTTGAGTCTGTTGAAGAGATTGCGAAGGCAGCTGGTGTGAGCTTGGACGATGAATCTGTGGAACCAATTACGTTACGTGCATCTGGTGAATTATTACACGGTGTTGTCAAGGTGTACTCTCAAAAGGCATCTTATCTTTTGACTGATATCAGTGATCTTTTAAGCAAGGTGAAGTCGATTTTCAAAGGAACGTTGAACAAAACGGTGACTATCCAACTTGATACTGTTGCTAAGTTAGATCAGCTGCTATTACAAGATGTCGTTACGGAGCTTGATGTTTTGGAAACGCCTAGTCTGGATTTCCTTAATGACGTTCAGATACCAGAAGCCTTTTTGAGTGCGGAAAGGTCAATGGAAAGACAAGTCCAAGGAGCTGCACCCGTCTCATCACTTACCGCACAACAGCAAGCATGGGATATGTCAATTGAAGTCGGGAGAAGGTTCCTgggtgatgatgatgatattaatgaAATCAGCCGTCATCAAGACTCGTCACATTTGAAGTTGGATTTCGATCTCGGTGAATCAAACCAAACATCAAACGCAAAATCATGGGGTGAAGGCACTCGTACCACTGCTAATGATATGGAAGGCGAAGGTGACTTGACCCTCAAAAATATGGGGaacgacgacgatgatgaggatgagtTGCTTCCCTTAAATGATGAATGGGACCTTGGCCTTAACGATACAGTAAATGATATTTCCGGAAATGTGTCGCAACACGAAAGTGACAGATCTATAGAGCAAGGTAGAAGAGCAGATGATAACTACTCACTCCACGATGACTCACATCTGGACTTTGACCTTGGATTACCAAAAGAACCAGAggaccaagaagaaagagacgCTGAACAAGAGCCTCTCTCACCAGTGAAACCGGTGAAGAAAAGGCAACCAAGGAACGCTGCTTTTATGAACATAAAGAAGATCGTTGTGGATGAAGATTTAGAGTTGAAGGACTCTGAGGTTAAAGAGGGCCCATCTGAAACTATTTTAAGCTTGAGAAATGAAgatgtttcttctggtgCTAAGAGACGAAGAAATATTGAAGAGCTATATACAGATTTGGACTTCCTACCTGATAGGATTGTATCAAACCTTTTCAATTACAATGGGTTCAAAAAGCTTAGAACACTTTCTCAATCTAGGCCTGACGAGGAATCTGATGTTGACATTGATATCTCTTTGGGTATGGACGAGAGTCTAATTCAAAACTCGGATCCTTTTGATCATCAAGATATTGACTTTGGGAATGAAAGTGCAGGGCCGCTATTTGAAAATGTGCCACGTCCAAAGACTGCTGGTAGAGAAACTTCTATGGACATACAAGATAACTCTCTTATCCAATCCGACGATTTCGACACTAACGAAtctgtagaagaagataagaCTCCAAAAGTTGAACTAAATACAGGGGAAGTTGTATCTAAATCTACTGTTGAGATGGCATCTCTATtaagagaagaaatgaCATCTGGTGAAACAACATTTGAAAGAGTTATGGAGTCGAAATATAAAGATAACGGTGCTCTTGTAACCAAAGGAATGGCCAGTAAAGCAttctttgaacttctttcaCTTGCTACAGCAGACTGCATCTCGTTGAGACAAGAAGATACTTTTGGAGAGATAAAGGTTCTTGGTAAATCAAACCTCTACGAGAAGTTCGTTGCAGCATAG
- the RQC1 gene encoding Rqc1p yields MSSRQLRRLGKDDLETTLLKLTSKSSSPDAIAEEETVVSVHDKPSTTQSNMFMLMGDDETSEVDSEEAEKEEEEKEEETVAQPKKVIQVETKSQKKNRKKNSKKNKGKKSKGKQSNTQSSLNDEEEDEEFDRLLAQFQKKTVASYKSLDSQGGYDEYDDEEGFMTADEGKIGDGDESRTSSAYGRHYDLRTDPGFSKFKHFKQLYSLFESFDFNRLIPDNEFKLLFDDLSPETLQDIDSVTSTSVSPEVMKQIEKLKRLVKNWSGKDKRSVPNGGSVRKLQFTKIRDDWLPTVRGEFLLKKLGKQELVPWLKWQRPLDWETVINEDAEYKWLRHFTYYKFDALNQTNSKKALTEFYLSTILHPDHEALISIISSHFPYHVPGLLQVALICVRQGDKSNSNGLVERALFVFDRCLKTGIQFNAKDFQLPYIYFYNRQFYLAIMRYIQIVSQRGAISTAAEWAKTLLSLSPLEDPLGARYFMDHYLAANEEYQYIIQLVRNPLFNLYKQWFTLGIGLTAVYSYWKLECLQESRELLQRVWKKYPSALHTIFTEFLLGDPSSVKINLESPSVSDSIETKAYMTRMGAIWKDHDSKTFLHDELLHIFKTVPVESTDSEEENYDDASPNPFFIEDIPVNLLRFAILSQESSVMAMIPEEVWSNYSVFEFDVLPPQPHDRESEEVVETIETLIDSKQLELAQMERFADEQLLQQINQLSLQEFMEQQQRLQQQPDQNPLNEEL; encoded by the coding sequence ATGAGTTCCAGACAGCTAAGAAGGTTGGGGAAAGATGATTTGGAAACTACTCTACTAAAGCTTACTTCCAAATCGAGTTCTCCAGATGCAATTGCCGAAGAGGAAACAGTGGTTTCAGTACATGACAAACCATCTACTACTCAGTCAAATATGTTCATGCTTATGGGAGACGATGAAACAAGTGAGGTAGAttcagaagaagcagaaaaagaagaggaagaaaaggaagaggaGACCGTTGCGCAGCCAAAGAAGGTAATACAAGTTGAGACGAAAtctcaaaagaagaaccgcaagaaaaacagcaagaagaataaaggCAAGAAGAGCAAGGGTAAACAGAGTAACACTCAGTCAAGTCtcaatgatgaagaagaagatgaagagtttGATCGCCTTTTAGCtcaattccaaaagaaaactgtAGCATCGTACAAATCATTAGACTCACAGGGCGGATATGATGagtatgatgatgaggaaggtTTCATGACAGCAGATGAAGGTAAAATAGGAGATGGGGATGAAAGTAGAACGTCATCGGCCTATGGAAGACATTACGACCTCAGAACGGACCCTGGGTTCTCTAAATTCAAACATTTCAAGCAACTTTATAGTCTATTCGAATCATTTGATTTTAATCGTTTGATCCCAGATAATGAGTTCAAACTACTATTTGATGATTTATCTCCAGAAACTTTGCAAGATATTGATTCTGTGACGTCTACTTCGGTATCCCCTGAAGTTATGAAACAAATAGAGAAGTTAAAGAGATTAGTGAAGAATTGGAGTGGTAAAGATAAAAGAAGCGTTCCAAACGGTGGATCGGTAAGGAAACTACAGTTTACAAAAATACGTGATGATTGGCTTCCAACTGTTCGTGGGGAATtcttattgaaaaaattaGGCAAACAAGAATTGGTCCCATGGTTAAAATGGCAACGTCCTCTAGATTGGGAAACAGTTATTAATGAAGATGCGGAATACAAATGGCTCAGACACTTCACATATTATAAATTCGATGCATTaaatcaaacaaacagCAAAAAGGCTCTAACTGAGTTCTATCTCAGTACCATTCTACATCCAGATCATGAGGCGCTCATTTCAATTATATCATCCCATTTCCCATATCATGTACCGGGACTCCTACAAGTTGCATTGATATGTGTTAGACAGGGAGACAAATCAAATAGCAATGGTCTTGTTGAACGTGCTCTATTTGTGTTTGATCGCTGCTTGAAAACCGGAATTCAGTTTAATGCAAAGGATTTCCAACTTCCTTATATTTACTTTTACAACAGACAGTTTTATTTGGCGATCATGAGATATATTCAAATAGTTTCACAGAGAGGTGCTATCTCTACAGCTGCCGAGTGGGCAAAGACGCtactctctctctctccctTAGAAGATCCTCTCGGTGCTAGATATTTCATGGACCATTATCTTGCGGCAAATGAAGAATACCAGTACATTATTCAATTGGTCAGAAACCCATTGTTCAACCTTTACAAACAGTGGTTCACATTAGGTATAGGTCTAACAGCGGTATACTCTTACTGGAAGTTAGAATGTCTTCAAGAATCCCGAGAGCTATTACAAAGGGTTTGGAAGAAGTATCCATCAGCCCTTCATACAATATTCACCGAATTTTTACTTGGCGATCCTTCCAGTGTAAAGATCAATTTAGAATCTCCATCTGTTAGTGATTCTATAGAGACCAAAGCATATATGACAAGAATGGGTGCAATTTGGAAGGATCACGATTCTAAAACATTTTTACATGATGAGCTGTTACATATTTTCAAGACCGTACCTGTCGAAAGCACAGATTCCGAAGAAGAGAACTACGATGATGCATCACCAAACCCATTCTTTATTGAAGACATCCCTGTTAATCTATTGAGGTTTGCTATTTTATCTCAAGAGTCGTCTGTTATGGCCATGATTCCTGAAGAAGTATGGTCAAATTACTCTGTGTTCGAATTCGATGTCCTTCCACCACAACCACATGATAGAGAAAGCGAAGAGGTTGTAGAAACAATCGAAACCTTGATAGATAGTAAACAACTTGAGTTAGCTCAGATGGAACGTTTTGCTGAtgaacaacttcttcaacaaatcaaCCAACTTTCGCTACAAGAATTCATGGAGCAACAGCAACGgttacaacaacaaccagACCAGAACCCTCTGAATGAAGAATTATAG
- the IPI1 gene encoding Ipi1p: MAKKTVRQQDFMKKKLKVGKPKQKPSNVTDTSFQMKRISLPSQTRISGPGSSKGDGSGIDLNAEMVKRVTLLRHHSDVTRKETVIYYESMIPRIIHLPCMSNLMQAAIPLICDSSKQVRDELVKLFDTIGKNDPNVLKLQIRALTLYLNNAMTHIITPIQRDAGMFMQVLMRYCGDDLVRQAWIKMLKGFFQVLGWTLTAPNSSKKAQTTSMGITSSSVVSMNKNKKHKNENLKAMLEFIRIGTGALSTQEQNDQTATQSDADAAAAAATAAPAPYLPYMIPEFPQPYAYLKLFIKQFAQDSVSRATNSSTNLNSTGAVSDDASLQELETLSFEDPVTRTKIFQQYFYPSIKRQLPALIKDGGECGRTAHSFSNVLQQIIE; encoded by the coding sequence ATGGCGAAAAAGACAGTTAGGCAGCAGGACTtcatgaagaagaagctcaaGGTAGGTAAACCCAAACAAAAGCCAAGCAATGTAACAGACACGTCTTTCCAGATGAAACGGATCTCTTTGCCCTCCCAAACCAGGATTAGCGGTCCTGGCTCGAGTAAGGGAGACGGCTCGGGCATTGACTTAAACGCAGAGATGGTGAAGAGAGTAACGCTTCTCAGACATCACAGCGACGttacaagaaaagagacaGTTATATACTACGAATCCATGATCCCTAGGATAATCCATCTCCCCTGCATGAGCAACCTAATGCAAGCGGCCATCCCACTAATATGCGACTCGTCCAAACAGGTGAGGGATGAGCTCGTGAAGCTCTTCGACACCATCGGGAAGAACGACCCCAACGTGTTGAAACTACAGATCCGCGCCCTAACGCTCTATTTAAACAACGCAATGACACATATTATCACCCCGATCCAACGAGACGCCGGAATGTTCATGCAAGTGCTCATGAGGTACTGCGGTGACGACTTGGTCAGACAAGCCTGGATTAAAATGCTCAAGGGTTTCTTCCAGGTGCTCGGATGGACGTTAACCGCTCCAAACAGCTCCAAAAAGGCACAAACAACAAGCATGGGTATCACAAGCAGCAGTGTCGTGAGCATGAACAAGAATAAGAAACACAAGAACGAAAACTTGAAAGCTATGCTAGAATTCATCAGAATCGGAACCGGTGCCCTCTCCACACAAGAACAAAACGACCAAACGGCTACCCAATCCGACGCCGACGCTGCCGCTGCCGCTGCCACTGCAGCACCAGCTCCATACCTACCGTACATGATCCCAGAGTTCCCACAACCCTACGCATACTTGAAACTCTTCATAAAGCAATTCGCCCAAGATAGCGTGTCACGTGCAACTAATTCCTCTACAAACCTAAACTCTACAGGCGCCGTCAGCGACGATGCATCCCTACAAGAATTAGAAACCTTATCCTTCGAAGACCCCGTAACAAGAACTAAGATATTCCAGCAGTACTTCTACCCTAGCATCAAAAGGCAATTACCGGCCCTCATCAAGGATGGAGGCGAGTGCGGCCGCACTGCCCATTCATTCTCTAATGTTCTACAACAAATTATCGAGTGA
- the NAM8 gene encoding Nam8p, with amino-acid sequence MSSYSSLSPDSFAGGSAGISSSASASASTYSNVSFRSNSVPDSSSGNIPVVQNSCQLYMGDLNPEWSENDIKSIWSMLGEPNVQVKLIKSSNPNKSHSAQNSGYCFVEFANQVAARNALMKSGLQVPLDPNYVLKLNWASFATAPGTEFTIFVGDLAPNVTEAQLFELFISRYSSTLNAKIVFDQFTGVSKGYGFVKFVNEAEQQRALVDMQGVFLNGRAIRVGTTSKNKYQQQQQQQQHPHHQNQHQHQHQHPHSHQQHHQQQHRFGSNGSASVAPPTSASAQQVASSVSSANSGMAQSKFSYPVLQQPSINQFSDPNNTTVFIGGLSTLITEDELRTYFQPFGQIVYVKIPVGKGCGFVQYVDRVSAETAISKMQGFPIGNSRIRLSWGRSAKQAAAMQQAISLALKQQTQQNQQVQQQQQQQQQQQQIPQYSYQPQPSMPSNYSYNMDSLPGNHYVPVSHNNASYTSQPQQSLSQQPLLPSYTSMEYQNAGSLNGSMSGSSSFQFPMGSSASSLGSALATQQNGFNLNSNMNMQPNVSQSSLFASSLRPQLSPQSTDIYTQKKVEMIDFLEQGGNNNGYIFA; translated from the coding sequence ATGTCTTCATACTCATCTCTATCTCCTGACTCTTTTGCAGGCGGTAGTGCGGGCATTTCTTCCTCTGCTTCTGCCTCTGCTTCGACATACTCCAATGTGTCGTTCCGTTCGAACTCCGTTCCAGATTCTTCATCAGGCAATATTCCAGTGGTTCAGAACTCGTGCCAGCTTTACATGGGTGATTTGAACCCTGAATGGTCTGAAAATGATATAAAGAGCATATGGTCGATGTTGGGTGAGCCCAACGTGCAGGTCAAGTTGATCAAATCCTCGAACCCAAACAAATCGCATTCTGCTCAGAACTCGGGCTACTGTTTTGTTGAGTTCGCAAACCAGGTGGCCGCCCGTAACGCACTTATGAAGTCCGGGTTGCAAGTGCCTTTGGACCCAAACTATGTCTTAAAACTCAACTGGGCGTCCTTTGCTACTGCACCTGGGACAGAATTCACCATCTTTGTCGGGGATTTGGCTCCCAATGTCACTGAGGCCCAGTTGTTCGAGCTCTTCATTTCTCGGTACTCGTCCACTTTGAACGCCAAAATTGTGTTTGACCAGTTCACCGGAGTTTCAAAGGGCTATGGTTTCGTTAAATTCGTCAACGAGGCCGAACAGCAGCGTGCCCTGGTAGATATGCAAGGTGTGTTTTTGAACGGAAGAGCTATTAGAGTTGGTACAACTTCCAAAAATAAgtaccaacaacagcaacagcagcaacagcatcctcatcatcaaaatcagcatcaacatcagcatcagcatcCTCACTCCCACCAACAGCATcaccagcagcaacatAGATTTGGTAGTAACGGTTCGGCATCCGTGGCCCCTCCTACGTCTGCTTCTGCCCAGCAGGTggcttcttctgtttcttccGCTAACTCCGGTATGGCTCAGTCCAAGTTTTCATACCCAGTTTTGCAACAACCTTCCATTAACCAATTCTCTGACCCTAACAACACTACCGTGTTTATTGGAGGTCTATCCACATTGATCACCGAAGATGAATTGCGTACCTATTTCCAACCATTTGGTCAAATTGTCTACGTCAAGATTCCTGTCGGGAAAGGATGTGGTTTTGTTCAGTACGTGGATAGAGTTAGTGCAGAAACAGCTATCTCGAAGATGCAGGGTTTCCCAATTGGTAACTCAAGGATCAGGTTGTCCTGGGGTAGAAGTGCTAAACAGGCTGCTGCAATGCAACAAGCTATATCTTTAGCTTTGAAGCAACAGACccaacaaaaccaacaggtccaacagcagcaacagcaacaacagcaacagcaacaaatCCCACAGTACTCCTACCAACCCCAACCATCGATGCCTTCCAATTATTCATATAATATGGATTCATTACCCGGTAATCATTACGTTCCGGTTTCTCATAATAATGCTTCTTATACTTCTCAACCACAACAATCCTTGTCCCAGCAACCATTACTTCCATCTTATACATCAATGGAATATCAAAATGCAGGTTCTTTGAATGGCAGTATGAGTGGATCTTCTAGTTTCCAGTTCCCTATGGGCTCATCTGCCTCTTCTTTAGGTTCTGCTTTGGCTACGCAACAAAATGGGTTCAACCTAAACTCTAACATGAACATGCAACCAAACGTTTCCCAATCGTCACTCTTTGCTTCCAGTTTGAGACCTCAACTTTCCCCGCAATCCACTGATATTTACACTCAAAAGAAGGTGGAAATGATCGATTTCTTGGAACAAGGTGGTAACAACAATGGATACATTTTCGCTTAA